In one Maniola jurtina chromosome 13, ilManJurt1.1, whole genome shotgun sequence genomic region, the following are encoded:
- the LOC123870847 gene encoding RIMS-binding protein 2 isoform X4 has translation MNAYGMSSGGETDALSRRLREAERARADAERAHADALAQLRSAQRSPHDSHNVEQLQSRVRELEKKAALETVRCEELQLELSSAMRARGTTTTATWSTQASQPASEIERIMAKIEQDNRILAELEHSRSTTHGIHSSGSNQALGEYHSPTPSPLPHSYTSATGHAALCQSNTMPTLSSLHATSQFTAPSSNSVAYSMSAHNPTSYSNPVSGSYGMSNTHQVTFTNPVTAPLVNNISQISSTLAGLQSNIQNLGNVSAMSLGSTLGPTITGTMTGTGLSSCLNNPPTSLPGGLTSTLAGLASNLSGALGNPLSNLTGGSQLGALNTSLTGASGYGAGAGTYTNPLLSSGLGTNTMNIKLKPIDEIDLGLSRYGTNNPSMVRAATPVTPHQPTWNLALDSQYGTDRIGNLENFLHDRGPRSIRLLPSNMLDVDVRNTHYMNGGATSEPQVDMLDIPGKGRCCVYIARFSYEPPEVETAEGELSICSGDYLLVWGPPDPSATMLDAELLDGRRGLVPANFVQRLVGDDLLEFHQAVVATLRDADETATTAISDLSLSRDVARLSEMADLSEGPEDDDNVPAPRQLTLERQLNKSVLIGWTAPEGVQQANIESYHVYVDGVLKTTVKATERTRALVEGVDANRPHRISVRSVTVTRRTSRDAACTMVIGRDTGNMGPTCVRASGVTCSQAVISWLPANSNHQHVVCVNNVEVRTVKPGVYRHTITGLSPSTQYRVTVRAKHLRAGPPGVPIEEAPGAYTDFRTLPKGLPDPPNEIMVEAGPQDGTLLVTWQPVLRPPASGPVTGYAVYADGKKVTDVDSPTGDHALIDIGKLIGLNPKCVTVRTKSRDSQSSDSAPTAIPPAVLRGVVARVPRGPGIGPTQPAQGFRGQRPQPYQQHQQVIEHDENLSDKEIYPTANRHDPQTTQPTSGFGTGLLKSIFDKITPSQQPSQPAQASQQPSSQQFPNTPAYHGTQQPPFQQGGQFPSNQPTQYPSQPQPYQNPPPRNHHERGRPPNPHQQQQMQQMQQMQQGQQGQMPQYGPRGAPPMGPRGPQPGQRPQQGHPPTKRCRYFMALFDYDPATMSPNPESCDEELPFSDGDIIKVWGDKDADGFYWGESRGRRGYVPHNMVAEVSEQEATGQTTAKPRDRWTDAYANQPVRRMVALYDYDPQELSPNVDADAELSFQTGQIIHVYGDMDDDGFFMAEIDGVRGLVPSNFLAEATDQYGPGSQPSQGVGVPGGRMVNPGTIPGGGQGRGRGAPCGPGARGPPPPPRDNVAPAPRNHHRKTDACPLPPSQLDHNTCASNPEQANSQQARARGAVSAPQTSTARTSAGNVSTPTAQSPGSAATLAMPPVGTTTAVSTSPARRGGPAVVPAPTAQPATPAQQQPPTSQPNLMQKFSEMTAPGGDILSKGKELIFMKFGLGGK, from the exons ATGAATGCGTACGGCATGTCGAGCGGCGGCGAGACGGACGCGCTGTCGCGGCGGCTGCGCGAGGCGGAGCGTGCGCGCGCCGACGCCGAGCGCGCGCACGCCGATGCACTCGCGCAGCTCCGCTCGGCGCAGCGCTCGCCGCACGACTCGCACAACGTCGAACAGCTGCAGTCCAGGGTGCGGGAACTTGAGAAGAAG GCGGCGTTAGAAACGGTTCGTTGTGAGGAGCTCCAGCTAGAGCTATCGTCGGCGATGCGAGCGCGGGGCACCACGACCACGGCGACGTGGTCGACGCAGGCCTCCCAGCCGGCCTCGGAGATAGAACGCATTATGGCTAAGATCGAACAAGACAACCGCATTCTGGCTGAATTGGAACATTCTAGATCCACGACCCACG GAATACATTCAAGCGGATCAAACCAGGCGCTTGGAGAATATCATTCGCCGACTCCGTCGCCGTTACCTCATTCGTACACATCTGCGACGGGGCACGCCGCTCTCTGCCAGAGTAACACCATGCCCACTCTCTCCTCTCTACATGCCACATCTCAGTTCACTGCCCCTAGCTCTAACTCCGTGGCTTACTCGATGAGTGCGCACAATCCTACTTCCTATTCAAATCCTGTGTCTGGTTCTTACGGTATGAGCAATACACATCAGGTCACATTTACAAATCCTGTCACGGCCCCTCTCGTAAACAATATCAGTCAAATCTCAAGTACTCTGGCAGGGCTACAATCAAACATTCAAAATCTTGGAAATGTTTCTGCTATGAGCTTGGGCAGCACATTAGGACCCACGATCACCGGAACTATGACAGGAACTGGACTCTCTAGTTGCTTAAATAATCCACCGACTAGTTTACCTGGAGGACTTACGAGTACACTCGCTGGCTTAGCGTCAAATTTATCTGGTGCACTGGGAAATCCTCTATCTAATCTAACAGGAGGAAGTCAATTGGGAGCGTTGAATACTAGTTTAACTGGCGCGAGTGGGTATGGAGCTGGCGCTGGTACTTATACAAATCCACTTCTGTCCAGTGGCTTGGGAACAAACACGATGAATATTAAACTTAAACCGATAGACGAAATAGATCTCGGCTTAAGTCGATACGGAACTAATAATCCATCTATGGTCAGAGCCGCTACGCCTGTGACACCGCACCAACCTACTTGGAACTTAGCATTAGATAGCCAATATGGAACTGATAGAATAGGAAATTTAGAAAACTTTCTCCACGATCGAGGTCCGAGATCTATAAGACTTTTACCCAGTAATATGTTGGATGTAGACG TACGAAATACGCATTATATGAATGGTGGTGCAACTTCGGAACCTCAAGTTGATATGTTGGACATTCCGGGGAAAGGTCGATGTTGTGTTTACATCGCTAGATTTTCTTACGAACCGCCAGA AGTTGAAACTGCGGAAGGAGAATTGTCAATCTGCTCTGGCGATTACCTTTTAGTATGGGGACCTCCAGATCCTAGTGCAACAATGCTCGATGCAGAATTATTAGACGGACGACGAGGTCTCGTACCTGCTAATTTCGTTCAAAGATTAGTTGGAGACGATCTCTTGGAGTTTCATCAG GCCGTAGTAGCTACATTGCGTGATGCTGATGAAACTGCAACCACAGCTATAAGTGACCTCTCGCTCAGTAGAGATGTGGCACGTCTTAGTGAAATGGCAGATTTGAGTGAGGGCCCTGAAGATGACGACAATG TGCCTGCGCCGCGACAGCTGACCTTGGAGAGGCAACTCAACAAATCCGTGCTGATCGGATGGACGGCGCCCGAGGGGGTCCAGCAAGCGAACATCGAAAGTTACCACGTTTACGTCGATGGCGTCCTCAAAACTACGGTTAAAGCGACCGAGCGCACGCGCGCCCTGGTCGAAGGAGTAGATGCCAATCGG cCACATCGTATAAGCGTCCGTTCAGTGACAGTCACTAGACGCACATCCAGAGACGCGGCCTGCACCATGGTGATAGGCCGGGACACAGGCAATATGGGACCTACGTGTGTCAGAGCGAGCGGAGTCACCTGCTCCCAGGCTGTGATATCATGGCTGCCGGCTAATTCTAATCACCAGCATGTCGTCTGTGTTAATAATGTTGAA GTCCGTACAGTGAAACCGGGTGTTTATAGACATACTATAACAGGCCTCTCACCGAGTACTCAATACAGGGTGACAGTCAGAGCTAAACATTTGAGGGCCGGGCCGCCTGGAGTCCCAATCGAAGAAGCTCCCGGAGCTTACACTGACTTCAGAACTTTACCAAAAGGTCTACCGGATCCACCAAATGAAAtaatg GTGGAAGCTGGACCTCAGGACGGCACCCTGCTCGTGACGTGGCAGCCGGTGCTGCGCCCGCCCGCCTCCGGCCCGGTCACGGGCTATGCGGTGTACGCCGACGGCAAGAAGGTGACCGACGTCGATTCCCCGACCGGTGATCATGCGCTCATCGACATTGGCAAATTGATCGGCCTCAATCCGAAATGCGTTACT GTCAGAACCAAATCGCGAGACAGCCAGTCGAGCGACAGTGCTCCTACAGCTATACCACCTGCTGTACTTCGAGGAGTCGTCGCCAGGGTTCCGCGTGGACCAGGTATCGGTCCCACCCAGCCAGCTCAGGGCTTTCGAGGGCAACGACCCCAGCCTTACCAACAACATCAGCAAGTGATAGAGCATGACGAAAATCTTTCTGACAAGGAAATATACCCTACCGCTAACCGTCATGATCCACAAACAACTCAG CCCACGAGCGGATTCGGCACAGGCCTCCTAAAGAGTATATTCGACAAAATAACCCCTTCG CAGCAGCCGTCCCAACCTGCACAAGCGTCGCAGCAGCCTTCGAGTCAGCAGTTCCCGAATACACCAGCCTACCATGGCACGCAGCAACCCCCCTTTCAACAGGGCGGCCAATTCCCAAGTAACCAGCCGACCCAGTACCCCAGCCAGCCCCAGCCGTATCAGAACCCTCCGCCCAGAAACCACCACGAGAGAGGACGACCCCCTAACCCTCACCAG CAGCAACAAATGCAACAAATGCAGCAAATGCAGCAAGGCCAACAAGGTCAAATGCCTCAGTATGGCCCGCGAGGTGCGCCTCCGATGGGGCCCAGAGGTCCTCAACCTGGCCAACGTCCTCAGCAGGGGCACCCACCAACCAAGAGGTGTCGGTATTTCATGGCGCTATTTGACTACGATCCAGCAACTATGAGTCCTAACCCTGAAAGTTGTGATGAAGAACTACCATTTAGCGATGGAGACATTATAAAG GTTTGGGGTGACAAAGACGCCGATGGATTCTACTGGGGTGAGAGCCGTGGTCGTCGAGGCTATGTTCCCCATAACATGGTTGCTGAGGTTTCAGAACAAGAAGCCACAGGACAGACCACCGCCAAGCCCcgggacagatggacggacgcgTACGCCAACCAGCCTGTTCGAAGAATGGTCGCCCTTTACGACTACGACCCACAGGAGCTCAGTCCTAACGTTGATGCTGAT GCGGAGCTGAGCTTTCAAACAGGGCAAATTATCCATGTGTACGGAGATATGGACGATGATGGATTCTTCATGGCCGAGATCGATGGTGTTAGAGGCCTGGTGCCGAGTAACTTCCTCGCGGAAGCCACAGACCAGTACGGACCGGGCAGTCAGCCTAGTCAAG GCGTTGGAGTACCGGGCGGTAGAATGGTAAACCCGGGCACAATCCCCGGGGGAGGGCAAGGCCGCGGCCGAGGCGCGCCCTGTGGGCCCGGCGCGCGCGGCCCGCCCCCGCCGCCCCGGGACAACGTCGCCCCTGCGCCGAGGAACCACCATCGAAAAACAG ATGCCTGCCCTCTTCCCCCTTCTCAGTTAGACCACAACACATGCGCCAGTAATCCAGAACAGGCGAATTCTCAG CAGGCGAGGGCGAGAGGCGCGGTGAGCGCGCCGCAGACGAGCACCGCGCGCACGAGCGCTGGTAACGTGAGCACGCCCACCGCGCAGTCGCCCGGCTCCGCGGCCACGCTGGCCATGCCGCCCGTGGGCACCACCACGGCCGTGAGCACGTcgccggcgcggcgcggcgggccGGCCGTGGTGCCCGCGCCCACGGCGCAGCCCGCCACGCCGGCGCAGCAGCAGCCGCCCACGTCGCAGCCCAACCTCATGCAGAAGTTCAGCGAGATGACCGCGCCCGGCGGCGACATCCTCAGCAAGGGCAAGGAGCTCATCTTCATGAAGTTCGGCCTCGGCGGCAAATAA
- the LOC123870847 gene encoding RIMS-binding protein 2 isoform X5 — protein sequence MNAYGMSSGGETDALSRRLREAERARADAERAHADALAQLRSAQRSPHDSHNVEQLQSRVRELEKKAALETVRCEELQLELSSAMRARGTTTTATWSTQASQPASEIERIMAKIEQDNRILAELEHSRSTTHGIHSSGSNQALGEYHSPTPSPLPHSYTSATGHAALCQSNTMPTLSSLHATSQFTAPSSNSVAYSMSAHNPTSYSNPVSGSYGMSNTHQVTFTNPVTAPLVNNISQISSTLAGLQSNIQNLGNVSAMSLGSTLGPTITGTMTGTGLSSCLNNPPTSLPGGLTSTLAGLASNLSGALGNPLSNLTGGSQLGALNTSLTGASGYGAGAGTYTNPLLSSGLGTNTMNIKLKPIDEIDLGLSRYGTNNPSMVRAATPVTPHQPTWNLALDSQYGTDRIGNLENFLHDRGPRSIRLLPSNMLDVDVRNTHYMNGGATSEPQVDMLDIPGKGRCCVYIARFSYEPPEVETAEGELSICSGDYLLVWGPPDPSATMLDAELLDGRRGLVPANFVQRLVGDDLLEFHQAVVATLRDADETATTAISDLSLSRDVARLSEMADLSEGPEDDDNVPAPRQLTLERQLNKSVLIGWTAPEGVQQANIESYHVYVDGVLKTTVKATERTRALVEGVDANRPHRISVRSVTVTRRTSRDAACTMVIGRDTGNMGPTCVRASGVTCSQAVISWLPANSNHQHVVCVNNVEVRTVKPGVYRHTITGLSPSTQYRVTVRAKHLRAGPPGVPIEEAPGAYTDFRTLPKGLPDPPNEIMVEAGPQDGTLLVTWQPVLRPPASGPVTGYAVYADGKKVTDVDSPTGDHALIDIGKLIGLNPKCVTVRTKSRDSQSSDSAPTAIPPAVLRGVVARVPRGPGIGPTQPAQGFRGQRPQPYQQHQQVIEHDENLSDKEIYPTANRHDPQTTQPTSGFGTGLLKSIFDKITPSQPSQPAQASQQPSSQQFPNTPAYHGTQQPPFQQGGQFPSNQPTQYPSQPQPYQNPPPRNHHERGRPPNPHQQQQMQQMQQMQQGQQGQMPQYGPRGAPPMGPRGPQPGQRPQQGHPPTKRCRYFMALFDYDPATMSPNPESCDEELPFSDGDIIKVWGDKDADGFYWGESRGRRGYVPHNMVAEVSEQEATGQTTAKPRDRWTDAYANQPVRRMVALYDYDPQELSPNVDADAELSFQTGQIIHVYGDMDDDGFFMAEIDGVRGLVPSNFLAEATDQYGPGSQPSQGVGVPGGRMVNPGTIPGGGQGRGRGAPCGPGARGPPPPPRDNVAPAPRNHHRKTDACPLPPSQLDHNTCASNPEQANSQQARARGAVSAPQTSTARTSAGNVSTPTAQSPGSAATLAMPPVGTTTAVSTSPARRGGPAVVPAPTAQPATPAQQQPPTSQPNLMQKFSEMTAPGGDILSKGKELIFMKFGLGGK from the exons ATGAATGCGTACGGCATGTCGAGCGGCGGCGAGACGGACGCGCTGTCGCGGCGGCTGCGCGAGGCGGAGCGTGCGCGCGCCGACGCCGAGCGCGCGCACGCCGATGCACTCGCGCAGCTCCGCTCGGCGCAGCGCTCGCCGCACGACTCGCACAACGTCGAACAGCTGCAGTCCAGGGTGCGGGAACTTGAGAAGAAG GCGGCGTTAGAAACGGTTCGTTGTGAGGAGCTCCAGCTAGAGCTATCGTCGGCGATGCGAGCGCGGGGCACCACGACCACGGCGACGTGGTCGACGCAGGCCTCCCAGCCGGCCTCGGAGATAGAACGCATTATGGCTAAGATCGAACAAGACAACCGCATTCTGGCTGAATTGGAACATTCTAGATCCACGACCCACG GAATACATTCAAGCGGATCAAACCAGGCGCTTGGAGAATATCATTCGCCGACTCCGTCGCCGTTACCTCATTCGTACACATCTGCGACGGGGCACGCCGCTCTCTGCCAGAGTAACACCATGCCCACTCTCTCCTCTCTACATGCCACATCTCAGTTCACTGCCCCTAGCTCTAACTCCGTGGCTTACTCGATGAGTGCGCACAATCCTACTTCCTATTCAAATCCTGTGTCTGGTTCTTACGGTATGAGCAATACACATCAGGTCACATTTACAAATCCTGTCACGGCCCCTCTCGTAAACAATATCAGTCAAATCTCAAGTACTCTGGCAGGGCTACAATCAAACATTCAAAATCTTGGAAATGTTTCTGCTATGAGCTTGGGCAGCACATTAGGACCCACGATCACCGGAACTATGACAGGAACTGGACTCTCTAGTTGCTTAAATAATCCACCGACTAGTTTACCTGGAGGACTTACGAGTACACTCGCTGGCTTAGCGTCAAATTTATCTGGTGCACTGGGAAATCCTCTATCTAATCTAACAGGAGGAAGTCAATTGGGAGCGTTGAATACTAGTTTAACTGGCGCGAGTGGGTATGGAGCTGGCGCTGGTACTTATACAAATCCACTTCTGTCCAGTGGCTTGGGAACAAACACGATGAATATTAAACTTAAACCGATAGACGAAATAGATCTCGGCTTAAGTCGATACGGAACTAATAATCCATCTATGGTCAGAGCCGCTACGCCTGTGACACCGCACCAACCTACTTGGAACTTAGCATTAGATAGCCAATATGGAACTGATAGAATAGGAAATTTAGAAAACTTTCTCCACGATCGAGGTCCGAGATCTATAAGACTTTTACCCAGTAATATGTTGGATGTAGACG TACGAAATACGCATTATATGAATGGTGGTGCAACTTCGGAACCTCAAGTTGATATGTTGGACATTCCGGGGAAAGGTCGATGTTGTGTTTACATCGCTAGATTTTCTTACGAACCGCCAGA AGTTGAAACTGCGGAAGGAGAATTGTCAATCTGCTCTGGCGATTACCTTTTAGTATGGGGACCTCCAGATCCTAGTGCAACAATGCTCGATGCAGAATTATTAGACGGACGACGAGGTCTCGTACCTGCTAATTTCGTTCAAAGATTAGTTGGAGACGATCTCTTGGAGTTTCATCAG GCCGTAGTAGCTACATTGCGTGATGCTGATGAAACTGCAACCACAGCTATAAGTGACCTCTCGCTCAGTAGAGATGTGGCACGTCTTAGTGAAATGGCAGATTTGAGTGAGGGCCCTGAAGATGACGACAATG TGCCTGCGCCGCGACAGCTGACCTTGGAGAGGCAACTCAACAAATCCGTGCTGATCGGATGGACGGCGCCCGAGGGGGTCCAGCAAGCGAACATCGAAAGTTACCACGTTTACGTCGATGGCGTCCTCAAAACTACGGTTAAAGCGACCGAGCGCACGCGCGCCCTGGTCGAAGGAGTAGATGCCAATCGG cCACATCGTATAAGCGTCCGTTCAGTGACAGTCACTAGACGCACATCCAGAGACGCGGCCTGCACCATGGTGATAGGCCGGGACACAGGCAATATGGGACCTACGTGTGTCAGAGCGAGCGGAGTCACCTGCTCCCAGGCTGTGATATCATGGCTGCCGGCTAATTCTAATCACCAGCATGTCGTCTGTGTTAATAATGTTGAA GTCCGTACAGTGAAACCGGGTGTTTATAGACATACTATAACAGGCCTCTCACCGAGTACTCAATACAGGGTGACAGTCAGAGCTAAACATTTGAGGGCCGGGCCGCCTGGAGTCCCAATCGAAGAAGCTCCCGGAGCTTACACTGACTTCAGAACTTTACCAAAAGGTCTACCGGATCCACCAAATGAAAtaatg GTGGAAGCTGGACCTCAGGACGGCACCCTGCTCGTGACGTGGCAGCCGGTGCTGCGCCCGCCCGCCTCCGGCCCGGTCACGGGCTATGCGGTGTACGCCGACGGCAAGAAGGTGACCGACGTCGATTCCCCGACCGGTGATCATGCGCTCATCGACATTGGCAAATTGATCGGCCTCAATCCGAAATGCGTTACT GTCAGAACCAAATCGCGAGACAGCCAGTCGAGCGACAGTGCTCCTACAGCTATACCACCTGCTGTACTTCGAGGAGTCGTCGCCAGGGTTCCGCGTGGACCAGGTATCGGTCCCACCCAGCCAGCTCAGGGCTTTCGAGGGCAACGACCCCAGCCTTACCAACAACATCAGCAAGTGATAGAGCATGACGAAAATCTTTCTGACAAGGAAATATACCCTACCGCTAACCGTCATGATCCACAAACAACTCAG CCCACGAGCGGATTCGGCACAGGCCTCCTAAAGAGTATATTCGACAAAATAACCCCTTCG CAGCCGTCCCAACCTGCACAAGCGTCGCAGCAGCCTTCGAGTCAGCAGTTCCCGAATACACCAGCCTACCATGGCACGCAGCAACCCCCCTTTCAACAGGGCGGCCAATTCCCAAGTAACCAGCCGACCCAGTACCCCAGCCAGCCCCAGCCGTATCAGAACCCTCCGCCCAGAAACCACCACGAGAGAGGACGACCCCCTAACCCTCACCAG CAGCAACAAATGCAACAAATGCAGCAAATGCAGCAAGGCCAACAAGGTCAAATGCCTCAGTATGGCCCGCGAGGTGCGCCTCCGATGGGGCCCAGAGGTCCTCAACCTGGCCAACGTCCTCAGCAGGGGCACCCACCAACCAAGAGGTGTCGGTATTTCATGGCGCTATTTGACTACGATCCAGCAACTATGAGTCCTAACCCTGAAAGTTGTGATGAAGAACTACCATTTAGCGATGGAGACATTATAAAG GTTTGGGGTGACAAAGACGCCGATGGATTCTACTGGGGTGAGAGCCGTGGTCGTCGAGGCTATGTTCCCCATAACATGGTTGCTGAGGTTTCAGAACAAGAAGCCACAGGACAGACCACCGCCAAGCCCcgggacagatggacggacgcgTACGCCAACCAGCCTGTTCGAAGAATGGTCGCCCTTTACGACTACGACCCACAGGAGCTCAGTCCTAACGTTGATGCTGAT GCGGAGCTGAGCTTTCAAACAGGGCAAATTATCCATGTGTACGGAGATATGGACGATGATGGATTCTTCATGGCCGAGATCGATGGTGTTAGAGGCCTGGTGCCGAGTAACTTCCTCGCGGAAGCCACAGACCAGTACGGACCGGGCAGTCAGCCTAGTCAAG GCGTTGGAGTACCGGGCGGTAGAATGGTAAACCCGGGCACAATCCCCGGGGGAGGGCAAGGCCGCGGCCGAGGCGCGCCCTGTGGGCCCGGCGCGCGCGGCCCGCCCCCGCCGCCCCGGGACAACGTCGCCCCTGCGCCGAGGAACCACCATCGAAAAACAG ATGCCTGCCCTCTTCCCCCTTCTCAGTTAGACCACAACACATGCGCCAGTAATCCAGAACAGGCGAATTCTCAG CAGGCGAGGGCGAGAGGCGCGGTGAGCGCGCCGCAGACGAGCACCGCGCGCACGAGCGCTGGTAACGTGAGCACGCCCACCGCGCAGTCGCCCGGCTCCGCGGCCACGCTGGCCATGCCGCCCGTGGGCACCACCACGGCCGTGAGCACGTcgccggcgcggcgcggcgggccGGCCGTGGTGCCCGCGCCCACGGCGCAGCCCGCCACGCCGGCGCAGCAGCAGCCGCCCACGTCGCAGCCCAACCTCATGCAGAAGTTCAGCGAGATGACCGCGCCCGGCGGCGACATCCTCAGCAAGGGCAAGGAGCTCATCTTCATGAAGTTCGGCCTCGGCGGCAAATAA